Proteins encoded together in one Chitinophaga sp. LS1 window:
- a CDS encoding helix-turn-helix transcriptional regulator: MNQFVLQHGKSAEMLLFPHILELGMKKNGSIQLNMFPTTIMEGLRIYHIIEGRFEWHINHQPYVFYPGDVALIMPDIPFGCDNDVLKIGSFTWIHLALPKKDGHIQPGKWSGLSDSEAAAIGKILSLNNLPALSRFNEVGRIIKCIYTELSEMEVAFQARVNHQIDELLIQITRKMTQQTHSTRDFPKTFTQLEVLLRQDLAHQWTVEEMAGLVGMGTTLFTEKVKSYSGFSPINYLINIRISEAIKLLKRVDITVTNIALDTGFYSSQHFSTTFKKLTGYRPSEFRKNHLRNI; this comes from the coding sequence ATGAATCAATTTGTGCTACAACATGGTAAATCGGCAGAAATGCTTCTGTTTCCGCATATTCTGGAGTTGGGCATGAAGAAGAATGGCTCCATCCAGCTGAATATGTTTCCTACCACGATTATGGAAGGATTACGTATATATCATATAATAGAGGGGCGGTTTGAGTGGCACATCAACCATCAACCATATGTTTTTTATCCCGGTGATGTAGCGCTGATAATGCCTGATATCCCATTTGGTTGTGACAATGACGTGCTGAAGATCGGTTCTTTTACCTGGATACATCTGGCCTTACCTAAGAAGGATGGACATATACAACCCGGTAAATGGAGTGGGTTGTCTGATAGTGAGGCTGCCGCCATCGGGAAGATCTTATCATTAAACAATTTGCCTGCATTGAGTCGCTTCAACGAAGTAGGCAGGATTATTAAATGTATTTATACGGAATTATCAGAGATGGAAGTGGCATTTCAGGCTCGTGTCAATCACCAGATCGATGAATTACTGATACAGATTACCCGTAAAATGACTCAACAAACACATTCTACCCGTGATTTCCCTAAAACTTTTACACAGCTGGAAGTATTGTTACGTCAGGATCTGGCGCATCAGTGGACCGTAGAAGAAATGGCTGGTCTGGTAGGTATGGGCACAACGTTGTTCACAGAAAAAGTAAAAAGCTATTCAGGTTTTTCACCTATTAATTACCTGATTAATATCCGCATTTCAGAGGCTATTAAATTATTAAAGCGGGTAGATATTACGGTAACTAATATAGCGCTGGATACGGGATTTTATTCATCCCAACACTTTTCAACTACTTTTAAAAAGCTAACTGGTTACCGTCCCAGCGAATTCAGAAAAAATCATTTGCGTAATATATAA
- a CDS encoding gluconokinase: protein MECIITIELGTNGIRVFAYDLRGCIIGSMKGFYPTFHAEPDHSEQDPEQIFITTLYVLKNILNEYIHPKKYKVASICFCASMHSVLAVDKNGNPIGNAITWADNRAKKEAQELRDSQLGKKLYELTGTPIHPMSPLVKIAWIRNRDAERFRLTSKFLSIKSYVIHQLTGEYMIDYSIASATGLLNIHTVQWEDDALQYAGITANQLAMLVPVFTKAGKLKNAYQQSLRLSAETKILIGSSDGCLATLGDGIVKGEEKASITIEDSGAVRVMGPNILKDEQMRFFNYLLTDNCYVSGGPTNNGGNIFEWFTRQFGEFTNPFDMENSIQQLMEEAANVPTGSDGLLFLPYLLGERAPIWNANARGAYFGLNIKHERRHFIRATIEGILYEIYSIGKTLSEQQTINSLSVNGSFGTIPFCSQLIADIFSKPVQVRQQFHSVSFGAYLLSATEMGIYTSLDNVAPVAEIPNVFKPNKQHHTIYADYFCIFEKLSAKLFDEFEAIGNLQQKYAHPIKHL from the coding sequence ATGGAATGCATCATAACAATTGAGTTAGGAACAAATGGGATACGGGTATTTGCCTATGATCTCCGTGGCTGCATCATTGGCTCTATGAAGGGCTTCTATCCTACATTTCATGCCGAACCTGATCACAGTGAGCAGGACCCCGAACAGATCTTTATTACAACTTTATATGTACTAAAGAATATTCTGAACGAATATATACACCCGAAAAAATACAAAGTGGCCAGTATATGTTTCTGTGCATCCATGCACAGCGTACTGGCTGTCGATAAGAATGGGAATCCAATCGGCAACGCTATTACCTGGGCCGATAACCGGGCCAAAAAAGAAGCGCAGGAGTTACGTGATTCGCAGCTGGGGAAAAAGCTCTATGAGTTAACGGGTACGCCTATTCATCCCATGTCGCCTCTGGTGAAAATAGCCTGGATCAGAAATCGTGATGCAGAGCGCTTCAGGCTCACCAGCAAGTTCCTGTCCATCAAAAGTTACGTTATTCATCAGCTTACCGGCGAGTATATGATAGATTACAGCATTGCTTCTGCCACAGGTTTATTGAATATTCATACAGTGCAATGGGAAGATGATGCATTACAATACGCAGGTATTACCGCAAATCAATTAGCTATGCTGGTGCCTGTGTTTACAAAAGCAGGTAAATTGAAAAACGCGTATCAGCAATCATTACGGTTGTCTGCAGAAACGAAGATACTTATTGGTTCCAGTGATGGTTGCCTGGCTACTTTAGGCGACGGCATTGTAAAAGGAGAAGAGAAAGCCAGCATAACAATTGAAGACAGTGGCGCTGTAAGGGTAATGGGGCCAAATATATTAAAAGATGAACAAATGCGGTTCTTCAATTACCTCCTTACTGATAATTGTTATGTATCAGGTGGACCTACGAATAATGGCGGAAATATTTTTGAATGGTTCACCCGGCAATTCGGAGAATTTACTAATCCGTTTGATATGGAGAACAGTATACAACAACTGATGGAAGAAGCCGCTAATGTGCCAACGGGATCAGATGGATTGTTGTTCCTGCCTTATCTTTTAGGTGAACGTGCGCCCATCTGGAATGCGAATGCCCGTGGCGCTTATTTTGGACTTAACATTAAACATGAACGCAGGCATTTTATAAGAGCTACAATAGAAGGTATTTTGTATGAAATCTACAGCATCGGTAAAACGCTGAGCGAACAGCAAACCATCAACAGTCTTTCAGTAAATGGTAGTTTTGGTACGATTCCTTTTTGCAGCCAGCTGATTGCTGATATATTCAGTAAGCCAGTGCAGGTAAGGCAACAATTTCATAGCGTAAGCTTTGGTGCCTATTTGTTAAGTGCTACCGAAATGGGAATTTATACATCACTGGATAATGTAGCACCAGTGGCTGAAATTCCCAATGTTTTCAAACCGAATAAACAGCATCATACAATCTATGCTGATTACTTCTGCATATTTGAAAAGTTAAGTGCCAAATTGTTCGATGAATTTGAAGCAATCGGCAATCTGCAGCAAAAATATGCTCATCCAATAAAACACCTGTAA